A single region of the Plasmodium malariae genome assembly, chromosome: 7 genome encodes:
- the WDR66 gene encoding WD repeat-containing protein 66, putative has translation MKNEHIVDEPINLKFCYGINTSYSSVHAIKKREEEHYEKRNEATEEEEEGTVEEDNLLIIYSSDNNIVMLDEKKQVLFRGHFNKITKISKSYNNNFILSCDKGINSFIILWKVSNNSLDPIKKFCFNNSQQDDTSKNMLKQNLDKSILHDNNEKETVTQQINESDINTMGYECVDISFDNRYICALTEKRIYIKSSETIMQKNALKMNDSSDGTAPVSSTTATTFTAAIAATTTATANKRNNTGGVYFQDVVIFDINGGGNHVICTDRIYGKEGQGNIRFNKKYEIVSNSSSKLYIYNFDKKNRTINHYSPSLYKSNKIHEQFIFTETSFLENSTTLLTGTTNGYLIIWDYSSIFINKTKHNIKQREYQKSLEIRKNIPINIVLSYGNFIILGLNDGCVQVFDNDLKCYAWFENKKIGAIKSLSFEYSNFQEDFFTWNPFVLFTDQNIIRKIYPNSFHNREKSIDDAEGAQIDTSKLNDNGNHIQKNVRRNISRNRYMKDNQTNEILQEKENKNFYKIDKQQEDKEHLFGNGKDLKMDDNICNIHKEITMNNLKKKNMNHSGKNKTILHFNSSCINCICTNPVSSQNVIYIGNENGLIEVFDFDKNEKVNTLQLAEKEITSMIFSNNGKIFCVGCKCGYIQLMNSSTFQIFFSSKDLKYEISYLCFSEDDKILICSSVNANIIIYRNQMGSSEKGSSEKGSNERGDDENGNYNSANYERVNGEKDNLICGYWNFAYKIINSNNITFNDLNIVKEVHNNNQYIIIAITNNRFIIFHHYNFNENIVSISYLSIEQVYTPTCLSGNLYYYNRQILCICNEASKIRFFDLETKKIIKTIHLPFRDKRVKHFLPLIDLNDEKNSFSPDTHTRDTTTNSTKDTTKKVKNDMDSKKNIFLFILNEKMIVFTQTPIDANCFRYLGVIVCSGNIKNVISKNKNVFILSNNKIFYYNINSEILKKSIQTQNNTLETFIEQIGGKRSKIYNQIMDSFYYCEIQKKKYQQKKQKHDIKKLLNILSIEYIFASINIFLSKFEIQNIIQEYHFYYKYVLQLLKQKGSQVNEIFSVDDVNLVSYKSDGDILLQNVFFADSSTHKDERTECNGHLLSYSRTQEKTSIQDIKILNSSEANNYLNKKTNTEVRTQEDPNALDIVEDCENIYFNINAFIYTYFNFAIEGEINFQKVIEDIGNYYKEKNMKKYISYNDLMHMLRNYGEIMDENEFKKIFQIFTKKEESFNAEDILDLGMLKKLLQ, from the exons atgaaaaacgaACATATCGTGGACGAAccaattaatttaaaattttgctaCGGAATTAATACATCATACAGCAGTGTGCAcgcaattaaaaaaagagaggAAGAACATTATGAAAAACGTAATGAAGCAACAGAAGAGGAGGAGGAAGGAACGGTAGAGGAAGATAACCTGCTCATCATTTACAGCTCTGATAATAACATTGTCATGCTTGATGAGAAAAAGCAAGTATTATTTAGAGgacattttaataaaattaccaAAATAAGTAAAAGTTATAACAACAATTTTATCCTTTCTTGTGACAAAGgaataaattcttttattattttatggaAGGTGAGTAACAATTCTTTAGAtcctattaaaaaattttgtttcaaTAATTCTCAACAAGATGACAcaagtaaaaatatgttaaaacaaaatttagaCAAAAGCATATTGCATGATAACAACGAGAAGGAAACTGTTACTcaacaaataaatgaaagcGATATAAATACCATGGGCTACGAATGTGTAGACATAAGTTTTGATAACaggtatatatgtgcattgacggaaaaaagaatatacatTAAATCCAGTGAAAcaataatgcaaaaaaatgCACTTAAAATGAACGATAGTAGTGATGGTACTGCCCCTGTTTCTTCCACCACTGCTACTACCTTCACCGCTGCCATTGCCGCTACCACTACTGCAACTGCTAATAAAAGGAACAACACCGGGGGCGTGTATTTCCAAGATGTTGTCATATTTGACATTAATGGAGGAGGAAACCACGTGATTTGCACAGACAGAATATATGGAAAAGAGGGACAAGGGAATATTcgatttaataaaaaatatgaaattgtTTCAAATAGTAgttcaaaattatatatttataattttgataaaaagaaTAGAACTATTAATCATTACAGTCCgtctttatataaaagtaataaaatacatgaaCAGTTCATATTTACCGAGACATCCTTTTTAGAGAATTCCACCACATTATTAACAGGAACGACAAATGGCTATTTGATTATATGGGATTACAgttcaatttttataaataaaaccaagcataatataaaacaaagaGAATATCAAAAATCGCTAGAAATCAGAAAAAACATACCAATCAATATTGTGTTAAGTTATGGtaatttcattattcttGGTTTGAATGATGGCTGTGTGCAAGTATTTGATAATGACCTCAAATGTTATGCATGGtttgaaaataagaaaataggTGCCATCAAATCCTTATCCTTTGAATACTCAAACTTTCAAGAGGATTTCTTTACCTGGAAcccttttgttttatttaccGATCAGAATATTATTAGGAAAATTTATCCCAACAGTTTCCACAATAGAGAAAAATCGATTGATGACGCTGAGGGAGCACAAATTGACACTTCCAAACTTAATGATAATGGCAATCACATCCAAAAGAACGTCCGAAGAAATATCTCTAGGAACAGGTACATGAAAGATAACCAAACTAACGAGATACTCcaagaaaaggaaaacaaaaacTTTTACAAGATTGACAAGCAACAAGAAGACAAGGAACACCTGTTTGGTAATGGTAAAGACTTAAAAATGGATGATAATATATGCAATATACATAAAGAAATTAcaatgaataatttaaagaaaaaaaacatgaaccattcaggtaaaaataaaacgattCTCCATTTCAACAGTTCGTGCATCAattgtatatgtacaaacCCTGTAAGTAGTCAAAATGTGATATATATAGGAAATGAAAATGGACTAATTGAAGTTTTtgattttgataaaaatgaaaaagtgaACACTCTGCAACTAGCAGAGAAGGAAATAACATCAATGATTTTTAGTAACAACGGGAAAATATTTTGCGTCGGGTGCAAATGTGGGTATATTCAACTGATGAACTCAAGTACCTTTCAAATTTTCTTCAGTAGTAAAGacttaaaatatgaaatatcgTATTTGTGTTTTAGTGAAGATGATAAGATACTAATTTGTTCATCGGTAAAtgcaaatataattatttatagaaACCAGATGGGAAGCAGTGAGAAGGGAAGCAGTGAGAAGGGAAGCAATGAAAGGGGTGACGATGAGAATGGTAATTATAATAGCGCTAATTATGAGAGGGTTAACGGTGAAAAGGACAACTTAATATGTGGATATTGGAATTTCgcttataaaattatcaatagcaataatattacatttaatgatttaaatatagtaaaagaAGTACATAACAATAAccaatatattattatagcaataacaaataacagatttataatttttcatcattacaattttaatgaaaatattgtttCAATATCATATTTGTCTATAGAACAAGTGTATACCCCAACTTGTCTATCTGGaaacttatattattataataggcaaatattatgcatatgtaaTGAGGCATCTAAAATTCGATTTTTTGATTTagaaacaaagaaaataattaaaacgaTACACCTCCCATTTAGGGATAAAAGGGTCAAACATTTCTTACCACTTATTGatttaaatgatgaaaaaaatagctTCTCCCCAGATACGCATACACGTGATACTACTACAAATAGTACTAAGGATACAactaaaaaagtaaaaaacgATATGGATAGTAAAAAGAACATTTTTCTATTCATtttgaatgaaaaaatgattgTATTTACACAAACACCAATAGATGCGAATTGTTTCAGATATCTTGGTGTTATTGTTTGCAGtgggaatataaaaaatgttatttctaaaaataaaaatgtgtttatactcagtaataataaaatattttactataatattaactctgaaatattgaaaaaaagtaTTCAAACACAAAATAATACCTTAGAAACATTCATTGAACAAATAGGTGggaaaagaagtaaaatCTACAATCAAATTATGgactctttttattattgtgaaattcaaaaaaaaaagtaccaacaaaaaaagcaaaaacatgacataaaaaagttgctcaatattttatctattgagtatatttttgcttctatcaatattttcctttcaaaatttgaaatacaaaatataatacaggAGTATCACTTTTACTATAAATATGTTCTTCAgttattaaaacaaaaaggatCACAagtaaatgaaattttttctgTTGATGATGTAAACCTTGTCAGTTACAAATCAGACGGGGATATCCTCCTTCAGAATGTATTTTTCGCCGACTCAAGTACTCACAAAG ATGAACGAACAGAATGCAATGGACACTTATTAAGCTACAGTCGAACACAGGAGAAGACCTCAATCCaggatataaaaatactcAATAGTTCGGAAGCAAACAACTATCTTAATAAAAAGACAAACACGGAGGTAAGAACTCAAGAAGACCCTAACGCTTTGGACATTGTAGAAGACtgtgaaaatatatactttaatattaatgcatttatatatacctattttaattttgccATAGAAGgcgaaataaattttcaaaaagtgATAGAAGATATAGGAAACTACTACAAAGAgaagaatatgaaaaaatacatttcaTATAACGACCTTATGCATATGTTAAGAAATTACGGAGAAATAATGGATGAGAATGAGTTcaagaaaatttttcaaatatttacaaaaaaagaagaatctTTTAATGCTGAGGACATACTCGATTTAGgcatgttaaaaaaattgttgcAGTAG
- the RhopH3 gene encoding high molecular weight rhoptry protein 3, putative has translation MRKYFFVTFFVTCFITLAPIHGKDYFSGYLNKELNELLKCNFIAYYYLKSSEPDPDSFLDFVGEPEQFYWFIEYFLSVPFKVPWHLKHANVYNFLPCLKRSWVSEFLRKYEEPAIEELMESLDNEQRSFFSHTFKDKKPTGKFTAVAVKEFHKYCILPPIIETNIRIKGDGGYLTFQLNKDEYKIYLSSVGTHIAALKNLFLNMKDEKRKNTLKIIIENEKEKHVQVACPTFYMNLQYSKDCNNQPNFFACVDNYIRKACLYRDIKKNSENICDHLLFLFGSLRKTYMENFKKFLLQKDEQLTKPQSVWGVPLFKKYAPDDYRNKNKNIPTNIFKSLNAKNKLFFSFYDGIPKSAYYVDVQQPMMRLSDYVSSIYDKLHHFFNGFKQSPSQIKQLTIRELSHEIFDFSFKQEKDEIECKNVKKSLNLNLEVDVMKGAAAEKICKIIERHVLTKRPKISTKKFDFKIKLDDVHKGFRIRCILLSTHVEAYNIIRQLLNLESVLSLTRYTSLYLHKFFKSVKSLKGNFLYNNADALKYARSCGRSVLHVPAVLYRRNIYLAETFLSLYVGLSNLVSSNPSSPFFEYAIIGFLVTYFNKGSEKFILYFISIISVLYINVYYYEQLYCHYNDKFQILRSKMINPNVAHRVIANINKIINKSRYSQMRAVYRKFEGVGLFSKERMFEVLYDFDEFLSTKSGKEGVKFQDISDETVDLETTNDGIGYRIEDVFFESDQQESEEAMDDDMEDSIEGSDKNQQYNASQFINTVPDNVNLNINDKNKELELELYKYIGNLEEKGLATPGTSVQEPNVPSDVSSQRTAGRSIKPLYKDIKNKMEQVGKEVTNKRGKSLVSKIKKGVDIVESTNVLDEDSTKDSSVVDSGSSLDDVSDEI, from the exons atgcgaaaatatttttttgtaacatTTTTTGTAACGTGTTTCATAACACTAGCACCTATTCATg GGAAAGATTATTTTAGTGGCTATTTGAACAAAGAATTAAACGAACTTTTAAAATGCAATTTTAtagcatattattatttaaaatcaAGTGAGCCTGATCCTGAT TCCTTTTTAGATTTCGTTGGTGAGCCTGAACAATTCTACTGGTTCATAGAATATTTCCTATCAGTTCCTTTTAAAGTACCATGGCACCTGAAGCATGCAAAtgtatacaattttttaccTTGTTTAAAACGATCATGGGTATCagaatttttaagaaaatatgaaGAGCCGGCTATAGAGGAATTGATGGAATCTCTTGATAATGAACAAAGatcatttttttcccatACTTTTAAGGACAAAAAACCAACTGGAAAATTTACAGCTGTAGCAGTTAAAGAGTTCCATAAGTATTGTATCTTACCTCCTATAATAGAAACAAATATACGGATAAAGGGAGATGGGGGCTATTTAACCtttcaattaaataaagatgagtataaaatatatttgagtTCAGTTGGAACACATATAGCAGCATtgaagaatttatttttaaatatgaaagacgagaaaagaaagaatactttaaaaattataatagaaaatgaaaaagaaaagcatGTACAAGTTGCATGCCCTACCTTTTATATGAATCTACAGTATAGTAAAGATTGTAATAATCAACCAAATTTTTTCGCATGCGTTGacaattatataagaaaagcTTGTTTATATagagatattaaaaaaaattctgaaaACATATGTGaccatttattatttctttttggtTCTTTAAGAAAGACATATATGGAAAATTTCAAGAAATTTTTACTTCAAAAAGATGAACAATTAACAAAACCTCAGTCTGTATGGGGGGTtccattatttaaaaaatatgctcCAGATGactatagaaataaaaataaaaatataccaacaaatatatttaaatctCTCAATgccaaaaataaattgtttttCTCCTTCTATGATGGGATACCAAAAAGTGCCTACTATGTTGATGTGCAACAACCTATGATGAGGTTAAGTGACTATGTCTCCAGCATTTACG ACAAACTTCACCATTTCTTTAACGGTTTTAAACAGAGTCCATCACAGATAAAACAACTGACAa TAAGGGAATTGAGTCACGAAATATTCGATTTTAGCTTTAAGCAGGAAAAGGACGAAA ttgAATGTAAAAATGTGAAGAAGAGTTTAAATCTAAACTTAGAAGTAGATGTTATGAAAGGTGCTGCAgcagaaaaaatatgtaaaattattgaaaGACACGTTCTAACAAAAAGGCCTAAAATAAGTACAAAGAAATTTGATTTTAAGATAAAGCTTGATGATGTACATAAAGGATTTCGTATTCGTTGCATTTTATTATCTACGCATGTTGAAgcttataatattattaggCAGCTTCTAAATTTGGAGAGTGTATTATCACTTACAAGATATACTTCCTTATacttacataaattttttaagagtGTAAAATCATTAAAGggaaattttttgtataataatgcAGATGCATTAAAATATGCACGTTCATGTGGAAGATCTGTTTTACACGTTCCTGCAGTTTTGTATAGACGAAATATTTACTTAGCGGAGACATTTTTATCCTTATACGTAGGGCTATCAAATTTAGTTTCCTCAAATCCTTCAAGTCCTTTTTTTGAGTATGCAATAATAGGTTTTCTagtaacatattttaataaaggttcagaaaaatttatcctttattttatatctatCATTTCAGTTCTTTATATTAACGTCTATTACTATGAACAGTTGTATTGCCattataatgataaatttCAGATATTAAGATCAAAGATGATTAACCCAAATGTAGCCCATAGAGTCATagcaaatattaataaaataataaataaatccaGATACAGCCAAATGCGTGCTGTATATAGAAAATTCGAAGGAGTCGGATTATTCAGCAAagaaagaa tgTTCGAGGTCTTGTATGATTTTGATGAGTTTTTGAGTACCAAGAGTGGAAAAGAGGGTGTAAAATTTCAGGACATTTCAGATGAAACAGTTGATCTAGAAACAACTAATGATGGAATTGGATATAGAATAGAGGATGTGTTCTTTGAATCGGATCAGCAAGAATCGGAAGAAGCCATGGATGATGATATGGAGGATAGTATCGAAGGAAGTGATAAAAATCAACAATATAATGCTTCtcaatttataaatactgTGCCAGATAATGTGAACTTAAATATTAACgataaaaataaggaattaGAATTagaattatacaaatatataggAAACTTGGAGGAAAAGGGCTTAGCTACTCCTGGTACTTCTGTTCAGGAACCTAATGTACCTAGTGATGTATCATCCCAAAGAACTGCAGGTAGATCAATTAAACCtttatataaagatattaaaaacaaGATGGAACAAGTGGGAAAAGAAGTTACTAATAAGAGAGGTAAAAGTTTggtttcaaaaattaaaaaaggtgTTGATATCGTTGAATCTACAAATGTACTTGATGAAGATTCAACGAAAGATTCTTCAGTTGTAGATTCTGGATCAAGTTTAGATGATGTATCAGATgaaatatag
- the ATG3 gene encoding autophagy-related protein 3, putative, which translates to MSEPLNVKHKIGDTCRKVYSYFKPISNSSSFVKNGTLTPEEFVDAGDFLVYKFKTWEWQEADINRTVPYLPEKKQFLITKNAPCKHRIKDLNYIIRDLEVVENEWLFPHYEEDNNATDIGDFVHDLNFSESAPLKEERVHADSDDDDVIDINNFDINCDVIKVIIERNLKNKFYIEDDPAALDSAGYYSKNAENENVMKIRTYDVSITYDKYYETPRIWLFGYDENGSPLKSDKIFEDILADYSNKTVTYDPHPCTGVMTASIHPCRHAEAMLRIVKNWVTEEKEPRHDLYLLFLLKFISGVIPTIEYDFTTDIELPRYDKN; encoded by the exons ATGAGTGAACCATTGAATGTAAAGCATAAGATAGGAGACACATGCCGAAAGGTTTATTCGTATTTTAAACCCATCTCAAATTCTTCTTCATTTgttaaaaatg GAACATTAACCCCAGAGGAATTTGTAGACGCAGGCGATTTTTTGGTTTATAAGTTTAAAACATGGGAATG GCAAGAGGCAGATATAAACAGAACTGTTCCATATTTACCAGAGAAGAAGCAATTTCTAATAACTAAGAATGCCCCGTGCAAACATAGAATTAAAGActtgaattatattattcgCGATTTG gAAGTTGTTGAGAATGAGTGGCTGTTCCCACATTATGAAGAGGACAATAACGCCACGGACATAGGTGACT TTGTACATGATCTTAATTTTTCCGAAAGTGCTCCGCTAAAAGAGGAAAgg GTTCATGCGGACAGCGATGACGATGACGTTATAGACATAAATAACTTTGATATAAATTGCGACGTTATTAAAGTTATAATCGAAAGAAATCttaagaataaattttatata gAAGATGACCCTGCCGCTCTTGACAGCGCAGGATACTATTCTAAAAATGCGGAGAATGAGA ATGTCATGaaaatacgtacatatgaTGTTAGTATAACTTACGACAAGTATTACGAAACTCCTCGGATATGGCTATTCGGATATGATGAA AATGGGAGTCCATTAAAATCGGACAAAATTTTTGAAGATATCTTAGCAGACTATAGTAACAAAACAGTAACT TATGACCCACACCCGTGTACGGGAGTGATGACTGCATCTATTCATCCGTGCAG GCATGCGGAAGCCATGTTAAGGATTGTAAAAAATTGGGTTACTGAAGAAAAGGAGCCAAG gCACGATTTGTATCTGCTATTTCTTTTGAAGTTTATTTCAGGAGTAATACCAACCATTGAATACGACTTTACAACAGATATTGAACTTCCGAggtatgataaaaattaa
- the PmUG01_07017000 gene encoding conserved Plasmodium protein, unknown function has translation MYELGNKNNFDLKRWVKVYRVCIILNVILAVLQLFTPRPFLFISHLVVVFIGIDCFCSYLTFKYFCFTVVNMICGISDFIWLLFKCIGKNRFKWLDPQYYWKIINIDNIFLEFFSTSLHYMFDEKKEETSPQNMQKKYEYIKNFFKLLPVQKKTYAWKIYLELLIIVVGIFLYFIGSYISWQLYKYTLNYNQNDLLFHNYHYGTFHEENNKNSPSTQNDFIPFIGQPYRISDFLEKS, from the coding sequence atgTATGAGTTAggaaataagaataattttgaCTTAAAAAGATGGGTAAAAGTGTATAGAGTttgcataattttaaatgtaatattggcagtattacaattatttacCCCTCGGccgtttttatttatatctcATTTAGTTGTAGTCTTTATTGGAATTGACTGCTTTTGTTCCTATTTAACGTTTaagtatttttgttttactgtGGTAAATATGATATGTGGAATTAGCGATTTCATATGGTTACTTTTCAAATGTATTGGAAAAAATCGATTTAAATGGTTAGACCCACAATATTACTGGAAAATCATAAATATTGACAATATATTTCTTGAATTTTTCTCAACCTCTTTGCATTATATgtttgatgaaaaaaaagaagaaaccTCACCTCAAAATATGCAAAAGAAATATGAGTATATcaagaatttttttaaattattgcccgttcagaaaaaaacatacgcatggaaaatttatttagaaTTACTTATAATTGTTGTTGgcatctttttatattttattggtTCATATATAAGTTGGcagttatataaatatacactaAATTATAATCAAAACGATTTATTGtttcataattatcattACGGTACTTTTcatgaagaaaataataaaaattcgcCATCGACACAAAATGATTTTATCCCATTTATTGGACAGCCATACAGAATATCAGACTTCTTGGAAAAGAGTTAG